The following are from one region of the Gloeomargarita lithophora Alchichica-D10 genome:
- a CDS encoding PadR family transcriptional regulator encodes MLELATLGLLRREPLHGYRLTKLLELFMGCCISVNYGAIYPLLRRLEQRGHIGSLSIQRGEAGPSRVIYQITPQGQERWLQLMLEKHRESWVNSRARFMVLFCFFGDLTPEQRLLLLNHRLAQCEGRLTHLQSEETQALFPDKYQRVALQRAVTMVQQELGWLQELEYQEQATAQVQG; translated from the coding sequence ATGCTGGAATTGGCGACCTTGGGTTTATTGCGGCGGGAGCCATTGCATGGGTATCGGTTGACCAAACTGCTGGAATTGTTCATGGGCTGTTGTATCAGCGTGAATTATGGGGCGATTTATCCCCTGCTGCGGCGGTTGGAACAGCGGGGGCATATCGGTAGTTTATCCATCCAACGGGGGGAAGCGGGACCCAGCCGGGTGATTTACCAAATTACTCCCCAGGGGCAGGAGCGGTGGTTGCAGTTGATGTTAGAAAAACATCGGGAAAGTTGGGTCAACAGTCGGGCACGCTTTATGGTGCTGTTTTGTTTTTTCGGGGATTTGACCCCGGAACAACGGTTGCTCCTGCTGAACCATCGTTTAGCACAATGTGAAGGCCGGTTGACCCATTTGCAGTCTGAAGAAACCCAGGCTTTATTCCCAGACAAATACCAACGGGTGGCGTTGCAACGGGCGGTTACAATGGTGCAACAGGAATTGGGTTGGTTGCAGGAATTGGAATATCAAGAACAGGCCACCGCCCAGGTGCAGGGATGA
- a CDS encoding efflux RND transporter periplasmic adaptor subunit: protein MIKRLPLPRQRWVWGVILILVAGAGWLLYDRFLRILLLVLQLKPQPSPVVLTRPQVQTVAETSDFVARFDSRQSVTLQPRISGQVSQILVSAGAEVQTGQLLLRVDAGEQQAQVRNQQAAVKNAQAEVTAARTDVQAEQATLKSVQANQSALQADLELARQEYQRFQQLYREGAASQQELDQQLYRFRGAQARLEEAKAQVRTQQAAISRAAARLTRSQAGLSQAQASVSQAQANLQYYTITAPFRGQIGNIPVKVGDFVSTSTPLLTLTQNQNLELNLDIPLERAADLRLGLPVQLLSAQGEVLQTGRIFFISPTVNTQSQTVQVKASFANAQGQLRSDQFARVRVVWATRPGVVVPVTAISRLGGQDFVFLAQPFSQSGCKAAVLPNPGPVPQLQPTDLVAVQTQVQLGKIMGNTQEVLTGVTPDSRLIPTGILQLTNCTWIADSK, encoded by the coding sequence ATGATCAAACGACTGCCTTTGCCCCGACAACGGTGGGTGTGGGGGGTAATTTTAATCCTGGTGGCCGGGGCAGGTTGGTTGCTCTACGACCGTTTTTTGCGTATTTTACTGCTGGTTTTGCAACTCAAACCCCAGCCCTCGCCGGTGGTCTTGACCCGCCCCCAGGTGCAAACGGTGGCGGAAACGAGCGATTTTGTTGCCCGCTTTGATTCCCGCCAGTCGGTCACCTTGCAACCCCGCATCAGCGGCCAGGTGAGTCAAATTTTGGTGTCAGCCGGGGCAGAAGTGCAAACCGGTCAACTGCTCCTGCGGGTGGATGCGGGGGAACAACAGGCGCAGGTACGCAATCAACAGGCCGCCGTCAAAAATGCCCAGGCCGAGGTCACCGCCGCCCGGACGGATGTGCAGGCAGAACAGGCGACCCTCAAATCCGTCCAAGCCAATCAATCGGCATTGCAGGCCGATCTGGAATTGGCGCGCCAGGAATACCAACGATTCCAGCAGTTGTACCGGGAGGGGGCGGCCAGCCAACAGGAATTGGATCAGCAGCTCTATCGCTTTCGGGGTGCCCAAGCCCGTTTGGAGGAAGCGAAAGCCCAGGTGCGTACCCAGCAGGCGGCCATTAGCCGAGCGGCGGCACGGTTGACCCGCTCCCAGGCCGGTTTGTCCCAAGCCCAGGCCAGTGTGTCCCAGGCGCAGGCCAATTTGCAGTACTACACCATCACGGCACCCTTCCGGGGACAAATCGGCAATATCCCGGTCAAAGTGGGGGATTTTGTCAGTACCAGTACCCCCTTGCTCACCCTGACCCAAAATCAAAACCTGGAACTCAACCTGGATATTCCGTTGGAGCGGGCGGCGGATTTACGGTTGGGCTTGCCGGTGCAGTTGTTGTCCGCCCAGGGAGAGGTACTGCAAACGGGGCGCATTTTTTTCATCTCCCCCACGGTGAATACCCAAAGTCAGACGGTGCAGGTGAAAGCCAGTTTTGCCAATGCCCAGGGGCAGTTGCGGAGTGACCAATTTGCCCGGGTGCGGGTGGTCTGGGCAACCCGACCGGGGGTGGTGGTGCCGGTGACGGCCATTTCCCGATTGGGGGGACAGGATTTCGTTTTTCTCGCCCAACCGTTTAGCCAATCTGGTTGTAAAGCCGCTGTACTGCCCAACCCCGGCCCAGTTCCCCAGTTGCAACCCACGGATTTGGTCGCCGTCCAGACCCAGGTGCAATTGGGTAAAATCATGGGTAATACGCAGGAGGTGCTGACCGGTGTAACCCCCGATAGTCGTCTGATTCCCACCGGGATTTTGCAGTTGACTAATTGTACTTGGATTGCCGATTCAAAATAA
- a CDS encoding efflux RND transporter permease subunit: MIFSISNFFIRRPVFATVLSLVIVIVGAACIPTLPVAQYPDVTPPQIVVTSRYVGANAEVVESTVTNILERELNGIDGLRFMKSTSANDGTSNITLTFDLDRNQDIVATDVQNRVSTVQPRLPDLVNRTGIQVTKANSSFLLAIGLYAEPDQTGKDRYDDVYLSNYADLYITDALKRIKGVESVQIFGERQYAMRIWLDPLKLAGRTLTPQDVVQAIQAQNLQVGAGQIGQPPVPGEQQYQYSVTAQGRLNNAEEFANLVIRTEANGSLTRLKDVARVELGAENYSSILRFTSDDKVSHRGVGLGIRQQLGSNALNVAKQVKTQMQELQKSFPPGMKYEIAFDTTLFIEAGTQEVLVSLLLAIVLVVAIIFLFLQNWRSALITTIAIPVALVGTFIFVKIFGFSINTLTLFGLTLATGLVVDDAIVIVEDITKRIQEDGMAPLPAAMASMDALLGAVIATSIVLITVFVPVAFLPGTTGQLYRQFALTIAFAITISTFNAITLTPTLSALLIRSGQVPDHWFFQRTNQVIESIRSNYGQSIQRVVNKKNLILGAFVVALLLTYGIYNLMPKAFLPDEDQGYFITIVQAPEGVSLGYTEKVLEQAENILKKQPEIRNIFAVGGFSFSGAVPNQGLIFATMRPWSERPRPEQSVNGVIGGFFPPPARGLFPQLLSIQEAVVIPFAPPPINGIGNFGGFEFHLQDRLGSGLKTLGETLGQFLGRAETFPTADRPTLSRLRADFSGNTPQIQVQVDRERANALGINVADIFDTLQTLLGSTYVNDFNQFQRTYRVYVQADGQFRTNPDNINQFYVRSRNNQMISLGNLVTISQTTAPSVISHYNLFRSVEINGVASQGKSSGQAIDALEAVAQETLPRGFGYEWSGLSLEEIESSGQAIWIFALGVVFVFLTLAAQYENYVDPLIIMLTVPLAVLGALIAVFVRGLTIDVYTQIGFVMLIGMASKNAILIVEFANQLVAEGLGITKAVLEACRDRLRPILMTVLSTLIGAFPLWIATGAGAAARRSLGTCIVGGMGIASVLSLFIVPVLYIVIKNLEAHFRKGSSSGMV; the protein is encoded by the coding sequence ATGATTTTTTCTATTTCTAATTTTTTCATCCGCCGCCCGGTTTTTGCGACGGTCTTATCCCTGGTGATTGTAATTGTGGGAGCGGCCTGTATTCCCACCCTGCCCGTGGCGCAATACCCTGATGTTACGCCGCCGCAAATTGTGGTGACCTCCCGCTATGTGGGAGCCAATGCGGAAGTGGTAGAATCTACCGTGACCAATATCTTAGAACGGGAATTAAATGGTATAGATGGCCTGCGGTTTATGAAATCCACCAGTGCCAATGATGGGACAAGTAATATCACCCTGACCTTCGATTTAGACCGCAATCAGGATATTGTGGCAACGGATGTACAAAATCGGGTTTCCACCGTCCAACCCCGCCTACCGGATTTGGTCAATCGCACCGGCATTCAAGTGACTAAAGCTAATAGTAGTTTTTTGTTAGCAATTGGTCTTTATGCCGAGCCGGATCAAACCGGCAAAGACCGCTACGATGATGTGTATTTAAGCAACTACGCTGACCTGTATATTACGGATGCGTTGAAACGGATTAAAGGGGTGGAAAGTGTGCAAATTTTTGGCGAACGTCAGTATGCCATGCGGATTTGGCTTGACCCCTTAAAATTAGCCGGTCGTACCCTGACTCCCCAGGATGTGGTACAGGCGATTCAGGCACAAAACTTGCAGGTGGGGGCGGGGCAAATTGGTCAACCACCGGTGCCTGGGGAACAGCAATACCAATACTCGGTCACCGCCCAGGGACGGTTGAATAATGCCGAGGAATTTGCCAATTTGGTGATTCGCACCGAAGCGAATGGTTCCCTGACGCGCTTAAAAGATGTGGCACGGGTGGAATTGGGGGCGGAAAATTACAGTTCCATTTTGCGGTTTACCTCTGACGATAAGGTGTCCCACCGGGGGGTGGGTTTGGGCATTCGGCAACAGTTGGGCAGTAATGCCTTGAATGTGGCCAAACAGGTCAAAACCCAGATGCAGGAATTGCAAAAGAGTTTTCCGCCAGGAATGAAGTATGAGATTGCTTTTGATACCACTTTGTTTATAGAAGCGGGTACTCAAGAGGTGCTTGTTTCCCTGCTGTTGGCGATTGTTTTGGTGGTGGCAATTATCTTCTTGTTTTTACAAAATTGGCGTTCGGCATTGATTACTACCATTGCCATTCCCGTTGCCCTGGTGGGTACATTTATCTTCGTCAAAATATTCGGTTTTTCGATTAACACATTAACCCTATTTGGTTTAACCTTAGCTACGGGGTTGGTGGTGGACGATGCCATTGTCATTGTGGAGGATATTACCAAAAGAATCCAAGAGGATGGCATGGCTCCCTTACCGGCGGCGATGGCTTCGATGGATGCGCTTTTGGGAGCGGTGATTGCCACGTCTATTGTTCTCATTACGGTGTTTGTGCCGGTGGCATTTTTACCCGGAACTACGGGGCAACTCTACCGTCAATTTGCCTTAACGATTGCGTTTGCGATTACGATTTCCACCTTTAATGCGATCACCTTAACCCCGACCCTTTCGGCTTTACTGATCCGTTCTGGGCAGGTTCCCGACCATTGGTTTTTCCAGCGCACCAACCAAGTGATTGAATCTATCCGTAGCAACTACGGGCAAAGTATTCAGCGGGTGGTCAATAAAAAGAATTTAATTTTAGGGGCATTTGTGGTGGCATTGCTTCTCACCTATGGGATTTATAATCTCATGCCCAAAGCCTTTTTACCCGATGAAGACCAGGGTTATTTTATTACCATTGTGCAAGCTCCCGAAGGGGTGTCTTTGGGTTATACAGAAAAAGTGCTGGAACAGGCTGAAAATATATTAAAAAAGCAACCGGAAATTCGTAATATATTTGCCGTTGGGGGATTTAGTTTTAGCGGAGCAGTTCCCAATCAAGGTTTGATTTTTGCCACCATGCGTCCCTGGTCTGAGCGTCCCCGCCCGGAGCAATCGGTGAATGGGGTAATCGGTGGTTTTTTCCCTCCACCAGCACGGGGATTATTTCCGCAGTTGCTCAGCATACAAGAAGCGGTGGTGATTCCTTTTGCCCCCCCGCCGATTAATGGCATTGGTAATTTTGGTGGGTTTGAATTTCATCTCCAAGACCGGCTTGGTTCAGGATTAAAAACCTTGGGGGAAACCCTAGGGCAATTTTTGGGACGAGCCGAGACTTTTCCTACGGCTGACCGACCGACTTTATCCCGTTTGCGAGCGGATTTTAGCGGTAATACCCCGCAAATTCAGGTGCAGGTGGATCGGGAACGGGCGAATGCCTTGGGGATAAATGTTGCGGACATTTTTGATACCCTGCAAACCCTGCTCGGTTCTACCTACGTCAATGATTTTAATCAATTTCAAAGGACGTATCGGGTCTATGTGCAAGCGGATGGTCAATTCCGCACCAATCCCGATAATATCAATCAATTTTATGTCCGTTCCCGTAACAACCAAATGATTTCCTTGGGTAATTTGGTAACTATTAGTCAAACGACTGCTCCTTCGGTGATTAGTCACTACAATCTGTTCCGTTCGGTGGAAATCAATGGGGTAGCGAGCCAAGGTAAATCTTCGGGGCAGGCGATTGATGCGTTAGAAGCGGTGGCGCAAGAAACCTTACCCCGGGGTTTTGGTTATGAATGGTCGGGATTATCCCTAGAAGAAATTGAATCATCAGGGCAGGCGATTTGGATTTTCGCCCTGGGGGTGGTTTTTGTGTTTTTAACCCTGGCGGCTCAGTACGAAAACTATGTTGATCCGTTAATTATCATGCTGACGGTGCCGTTGGCCGTATTGGGGGCATTGATTGCCGTATTTGTGCGGGGATTAACCATTGATGTTTACACCCAAATTGGCTTTGTAATGTTGATTGGTATGGCGAGTAAAAATGCCATTTTGATTGTAGAATTTGCTAACCAATTGGTGGCGGAAGGCTTGGGCATTACCAAAGCAGTCTTGGAAGCCTGTCGGGATCGTTTGCGCCCGATTTTGATGACGGTGCTATCAACCTTGATTGGGGCGTTTCCCTTGTGGATTGCTACGGGGGCGGGGGCGGCAGCACGGCGTTCCCTCGGCACCTGTATCGTTGGCGGTATGGGTATTGCCAGTGTGCTGAGTTTATTTATTGTACCTGTGCTATACATTGTCATTAAAAATCTGGAAGCTCATTTTCGCAAAGGGTCTTCCTCTGGAATGGTTTAG
- a CDS encoding tyrosine-type recombinase/integrase: MKQSAMRQAETVEAIGREWLLKKSNTIAPSHSRTIEQRLQNDIFPHLGDCPISEVTAQELLKTLRIVEGRGALETAHRELNYLSQIWRYAVATGRVTHDVTYSLRGALPPVKHEHFAAVTDPPELGKYLSMFDAYPGGVIVRAGLRITPHVFVRPGELRTARWVDIDLENSEWRYTVTKTDSQHIVPLSRQVKELFQELLPITGRFEYVFTSFRNKNQPISNMALNAALKNMGISSDIMTAHGFRATARTLLDEVLGFRIDLIEHQLAHNVKDPLGRAYNRTQFLKERHILMQKWSDYLDELKVKYGQF; the protein is encoded by the coding sequence GTGAAACAATCTGCCATGAGGCAAGCCGAAACGGTCGAGGCTATAGGCCGGGAATGGTTGTTAAAAAAATCAAATACGATTGCCCCGTCCCATTCGAGAACTATCGAACAACGATTGCAAAATGATATATTCCCCCACCTTGGAGATTGCCCGATTTCAGAGGTAACAGCCCAAGAATTGCTGAAAACCTTACGAATAGTGGAAGGACGGGGCGCATTGGAAACCGCCCATAGGGAACTGAATTACTTATCGCAAATTTGGCGTTACGCCGTTGCAACGGGAAGGGTCACCCATGACGTTACCTATTCCCTCAGGGGCGCATTGCCCCCGGTGAAACACGAACATTTTGCCGCCGTCACCGACCCGCCAGAATTGGGCAAATACCTGTCAATGTTTGACGCTTACCCCGGTGGCGTGATCGTCAGGGCGGGTTTGCGTATCACCCCCCATGTTTTTGTACGCCCAGGTGAACTGAGAACCGCTCGCTGGGTTGATATTGACCTGGAAAATTCAGAATGGCGGTACACCGTGACTAAAACCGATAGCCAGCATATTGTTCCTTTGAGTAGGCAGGTTAAGGAATTATTCCAGGAATTATTACCCATAACCGGACGGTTTGAATATGTATTTACAAGTTTTAGAAATAAGAACCAACCTATTAGCAATATGGCCTTGAATGCGGCCTTAAAAAACATGGGCATATCCTCAGATATTATGACCGCCCACGGTTTTAGGGCAACCGCTAGGACACTGCTAGACGAGGTTCTAGGCTTCCGTATTGACTTAATAGAACACCAATTAGCCCACAACGTTAAAGACCCGCTAGGAAGGGCATATAACCGGACTCAATTTCTAAAAGAGCGTCATATTCTCATGCAGAAATGGAGTGATTACCTAGACGAATTAAAGGTGAAATATGGGCAATTCTAA
- a CDS encoding helix-turn-helix transcriptional regulator codes for MSSVLRRCEVLKRLGISKSTLQRWVEAGHFPRPMQIGPRAVAWPESDLTVFLANRQRTGGVE; via the coding sequence ATGTCTAGTGTATTAAGAAGGTGCGAAGTGTTAAAGAGGCTGGGAATCAGCAAATCCACTTTGCAACGTTGGGTCGAGGCGGGGCATTTCCCCCGGCCAATGCAGATCGGCCCCCGTGCCGTTGCGTGGCCTGAGTCTGACCTAACTGTGTTCCTTGCGAACCGTCAGCGGACTGGGGGTGTCGAATGA
- a CDS encoding Rad52/Rad22 family DNA repair protein, whose protein sequence is MTAMTVKPAMTVPTKPGEWPLSLIVEHLSKPLPSSLLETKRLGGKTISYIPWHKACLVLDKYAPGWQWEVRSIHTTAGDLFLVGRLSIPTSEGVIYREATGTNSLTETSYGDASSNAESMAFRRAASKFGLALYLYDK, encoded by the coding sequence ATGACTGCCATGACTGTTAAACCTGCTATGACTGTCCCCACCAAACCCGGAGAATGGCCGCTATCCCTGATAGTTGAACACTTGTCTAAACCGCTCCCCAGTAGCCTGTTAGAGACCAAGCGATTAGGCGGTAAGACTATTAGCTATATCCCCTGGCACAAAGCCTGTTTGGTATTGGATAAATATGCTCCCGGTTGGCAGTGGGAAGTTAGGAGTATCCACACTACCGCCGGTGATTTATTCCTGGTAGGGCGGTTATCAATTCCCACCAGTGAGGGCGTAATTTATCGGGAAGCTACTGGCACCAATAGCTTGACAGAAACCTCCTATGGTGACGCTAGTTCTAATGCTGAAAGTATGGCTTTTAGGAGAGCCGCTAGTAAGTTTGGGTTGGCGTTGTACCTATACGACAAATAG
- a CDS encoding Arm DNA-binding domain-containing protein, with protein sequence MNGSSWKGSLSLWAVDEMLVLRWRYQANRFSLALSLPDTTANRKQAKKMANEIERDVAASVFDVNLVKYRPEPIVAPVAQNV encoded by the coding sequence GTGAATGGGTCAAGCTGGAAGGGAAGCCTCTCCCTGTGGGCGGTGGATGAGATGCTGGTACTGCGGTGGCGGTATCAAGCCAATCGGTTTTCCCTTGCCCTCAGCTTGCCGGACACCACTGCGAATCGGAAGCAAGCCAAAAAAATGGCAAATGAGATTGAACGGGATGTAGCCGCCTCTGTCTTTGATGTCAACCTGGTCAAATACCGCCCGGAACCCATCGTTGCCCCCGTAGCCCAAAATGTATAG
- a CDS encoding DUF29 family protein — MEELMTLRNYLLAGDITSALTLVDEMEEMSKDDKISNIASYAVILLLHLIKQQIEQRTTKSWDVSIRNSVRHINRKNKRRNAGGYYLTQYELLSSLQEVFNDAIDQASLEVANDSYDSEQLSALVDRKAIIDKAMSLIVNDL; from the coding sequence ATGGAAGAACTAATGACCTTGAGGAACTACCTACTCGCAGGGGACATCACCTCAGCCTTAACCCTTGTGGATGAGATGGAAGAGATGAGCAAAGATGACAAGATCAGCAACATTGCTAGCTACGCTGTAATACTCCTATTGCATCTCATCAAGCAACAAATAGAACAGCGTACTACTAAGTCTTGGGATGTCTCAATCCGCAATTCTGTCAGGCACATTAATCGTAAAAATAAACGCCGTAATGCTGGGGGATATTACCTCACTCAATATGAACTGCTAAGCAGTCTTCAAGAAGTATTTAATGATGCAATAGATCAGGCATCCCTAGAAGTGGCTAATGATAGTTATGACTCCGAACAGTTGTCAGCATTAGTGGATAGAAAAGCCATCATTGATAAAGCTATGAGCTTAATCGTCAATGACCTGTAA
- a CDS encoding PhoX family protein: MRITRREALLFLASGWGAVAWGTGATQAAKPTNLKFSPLRGVMPLPTDGLTAEQQKNAYRQVEIRDELVLPEGYTYEVIASWGDSLGNSRLGYNNDYLSFIASGANQGYLTINFEYISARTWMQTYGAVLGTDLPFMAVQKALETGPVDAYGMAGDNPLKAQIEQIVVAALEDLGIGVMTIRQEGNRWVKSPGAADRRISGISGWRDGNYLGATGPGTLIFRKTQGQGYMDNLGTKIIGTFGNCAGGTTPWGTVLSAEENFQYLVAEPVYGDGTSFAPGTRPFTIADGELAGHGSALGLAGNKYGWIVEVDPANPQDKGTKHTWLGRFRHEAVGIRVVAGKPLAFYSGCDRRGGHLYKFVSREAVRDPQDKANSRLLAQGLLYAAKFNPDGTGRWLALTPDSPVNPDLPEVHAGGMITLPKRPAGGFAPVTKTSEVEQYKQQYKTLGDLYTGSREEQQGAILIDAHYAANAAGATCTARPEDTKIAPDGTLYIAFTSGSPSSQDGGPDERIFVGPYNQKSYEPGWIMALQEQNSEPTAMAFTWKMVATGGEANLDGGGFANPDNLMVDPAGDLWMVTDMSTSRLNNPAAMPGTGRFGNNSMWFIPTRGAQAGQAFLFALGPMECELTGPYLSDDRKTLFLAVQHPGEAGSIRKDGAKRTLEVRMVNKDGDRFMQERVVPQGSNWPAGAPNAPPKPAVVAIRRLDGQPIA, from the coding sequence ATGCGTATTACCCGGCGGGAAGCGTTGTTGTTTTTAGCCAGTGGTTGGGGTGCGGTAGCTTGGGGAACCGGGGCAACCCAGGCGGCGAAACCGACCAACTTGAAATTTTCGCCATTGCGGGGGGTGATGCCCCTACCCACGGATGGGTTGACGGCAGAGCAACAGAAAAACGCCTATCGCCAGGTGGAAATTCGGGATGAATTGGTGCTACCGGAAGGTTATACCTATGAGGTGATTGCCAGTTGGGGCGATAGTTTAGGTAATAGCCGGTTGGGATATAACAACGATTATTTATCTTTTATTGCCAGTGGTGCAAATCAAGGGTATTTGACTATCAATTTTGAGTACATCAGTGCCCGCACCTGGATGCAAACCTATGGGGCAGTGTTGGGGACAGATTTACCGTTTATGGCCGTCCAAAAAGCCCTGGAAACGGGTCCGGTGGATGCCTATGGCATGGCAGGTGATAACCCTTTGAAGGCGCAAATTGAGCAAATTGTGGTGGCCGCCTTGGAGGATTTGGGGATTGGCGTGATGACCATTCGCCAGGAGGGGAATCGCTGGGTGAAGTCCCCCGGTGCGGCAGACCGGCGCATTTCCGGGATTTCGGGCTGGCGGGATGGGAATTATTTGGGGGCGACTGGGCCGGGGACGTTGATTTTCCGCAAAACCCAGGGGCAGGGGTACATGGACAATTTGGGCACCAAGATCATCGGCACCTTTGGCAACTGCGCCGGGGGGACAACGCCTTGGGGGACGGTGTTGAGTGCGGAGGAGAATTTTCAGTATTTGGTGGCGGAGCCGGTTTATGGCGATGGCACGTCTTTTGCCCCGGGAACCCGGCCTTTTACGATTGCGGATGGGGAATTGGCGGGGCATGGCAGTGCCCTGGGGTTAGCGGGGAACAAGTACGGTTGGATCGTGGAGGTTGACCCGGCCAATCCCCAGGACAAGGGCACCAAGCATACCTGGCTGGGGCGGTTTCGCCATGAGGCGGTGGGGATACGGGTGGTGGCGGGGAAACCCCTGGCGTTTTACTCCGGCTGTGACCGGCGGGGCGGCCATCTGTACAAATTTGTCAGCCGGGAGGCGGTGCGTGACCCCCAGGATAAAGCCAATTCCCGTTTGTTGGCGCAGGGGTTGCTCTATGCGGCCAAGTTTAACCCCGATGGCACGGGGCGGTGGCTTGCCCTTACCCCCGATAGCCCAGTCAACCCGGATTTGCCGGAAGTCCACGCCGGGGGGATGATCACCCTACCCAAGCGGCCTGCGGGGGGCTTTGCGCCGGTGACCAAAACCAGCGAGGTAGAGCAGTACAAGCAACAGTACAAAACCCTGGGGGATTTATACACGGGTAGCCGGGAAGAACAGCAGGGGGCGATTTTGATTGATGCCCACTACGCCGCCAATGCCGCCGGAGCCACCTGCACCGCTCGCCCGGAAGATACCAAAATTGCCCCGGATGGGACGCTGTACATTGCTTTTACATCTGGTAGTCCCAGCAGTCAAGACGGTGGTCCCGATGAGCGGATTTTTGTCGGGCCGTATAACCAAAAATCCTACGAACCGGGTTGGATCATGGCGTTGCAAGAGCAAAATAGTGAACCCACGGCGATGGCATTCACCTGGAAGATGGTCGCCACCGGGGGCGAAGCGAATCTGGATGGGGGTGGGTTTGCCAACCCGGATAACCTAATGGTTGACCCGGCGGGGGATTTGTGGATGGTCACGGATATGTCAACCAGCCGTTTGAATAATCCGGCGGCGATGCCGGGAACCGGGCGTTTTGGCAACAATTCCATGTGGTTTATCCCCACCCGGGGGGCGCAGGCGGGGCAGGCTTTTCTTTTTGCCCTTGGCCCAATGGAGTGCGAACTGACCGGCCCTTATCTCAGCGATGACCGCAAAACCCTCTTTCTGGCGGTGCAACATCCCGGCGAGGCGGGGAGCATTCGCAAAGATGGGGCGAAGCGCACCCTGGAAGTCCGCATGGTGAATAAGGACGGTGACCGGTTTATGCAGGAGCGGGTGGTGCCCCAGGGTTCCAACTGGCCTGCCGGTGCGCCCAATGCACCCCCGAAACCAGCGGTGGTGGCGATTCGCCGTCTGGATGGGCAACCGATTGCTTAA